From the Excalfactoria chinensis isolate bCotChi1 chromosome 1, bCotChi1.hap2, whole genome shotgun sequence genome, one window contains:
- the EMP1 gene encoding epithelial membrane protein 1, translating to MLVLLAGIFVVHIATVIMLFVSTIANVWMVETNSFQNGSWGLWMWCNNTCMQLTPSEANAPALKAAQAFMILSIIFSVIALVTFIVQLFTLEKGNRFYITGAITLVCWMCILIGVSIYTARFTDLQSVIPGAVSMNSHHGYSFILAWICFCFSFIIGILYLVLRKK from the exons ATGTTGGTACTACTGGCTGGCATCTTTGTGGTTCACATTGCCACCGTCATCATGCTCTTCGTCTCCACCATTGCCAAC GTTTGGATGGTGGAGACTAATTCCTTTCAAAATGGCTCATGGGGACTCTGGATGTGGTGCAACAACACCTGTATGCAACTGACACCCAGTGAAGCCAATGCGC CTGCCCTCAAAGCAGCGCAAGCCTTCATGATCCTCTCAATCATTTTCTCCGTCATCGCTCTTGTTACGTTCATTGTCCAGCTGTTCACCTTGGAGAAAGGCAACCGTTTCTACATCACTGGAGCCATCACACTGGTTTGCT GGATGTGCATTCTGATTGGAGTCTCCATTTACACAGCTCGGTTCACGGACTTGCAGTCTGTGATCCCGGGAGCAGTGTCGATGAATTCTCACCATGGCTACAGCTTCATATTGGCCTGGATCtgcttttgcttcagtttcatCATTGGCATCCTGTACCTTgttcttaggaaaaaataa